TCCAGGACTGTATGGCGGAACCATCCCTGGCCTATGCCGCATCCATGGATCGATTCCAGTTTCTAAGGCAGGGCTATTTCATTACAGATTACGATCACCGGAAGGGAAAACCCGTGTTCAACCGGACCATTTCGCTCAAGGACAGTTGGGCTAAAAAAATGGGCCGGCGGCCCGGTTAGGTTTTTAATCCTGGACTGGGTGGATCATTGCCGAAAAAGAGGAGGGGCCCCCTTGATAAAGGACCGTTCCTCCAGGGGAGACTGGAGTTCAGGAGCCAGGTCGTTGTTCAGGCGTTTCGAAATAGCGGGCAGGGACCAAGGCTGGTGGGACCACGACGGGCCGATGGTGGTTGCGGTCTCCGGAGGCAGCGATTCCATGGCTCTTTTCTGGCTCCTCCGTTTCAGGTGGAAAGGCAGAGTGGTCGCTGCCCATCTTGAGCATGGCTTTCGAAAGGAGACTTCCCTCAGGGACGCCGCGTTTGTGGAGCGCGTATGCCGCGAATGGAATACTGAGTGCCACGTGGAACACCTCGATATCCCCTCGATAAAACGCAGGGGGGAAACCCTTGAAGAGGCGGGTAGGAGGGAAAGGTATGCCTTCCTCCATCGGGTAGCATCCTCGCAGGGGGCGCCTTTTATCGCGACGGGGCATACCTCCGACGACCTAGCCGAGACAGTTTTCCTGAATCTGCTCCGCGGGACGGGGATCAGGGGCCTGAGGGGTATACCCTGGACCAGGGGAAAGGTTGTCCGTCCCATTATGGGCATCTCCAGGGATGAGCTGCGAGGGTTGCTCCTCGAAGGTTCCGTCCACTGGATGGAAGATGAGACGAACATCGAGACAAAATATTTTCGCAACAAGATAAGGCATGTCTTTCTTCCCCTGCTTATTTCTGAAGGAAACAAGCGTTTCGTGGACCATCTTTTGGATCTTTCTTCGGAAGCCGGGCAACTGGAAGACCTGATAGAAAAGAAATCGGCAATCATGGCGGCGTGGTGCCGGATATGGCAGCCCTTAGCGTTGAGATCGTGGGACTTGGCTCTCCTGCAAAGAATGGAGGACCAAGCCATCCAGTCGATCTTCGCCTTTGAGGGAAGAAGCCTGGGCCTTTCACCCCTTTCAAGGGAGAAGACATCAAGGTTTCTCGAACTGATACGGAAAGGCGAGAGACGTTGGCGTTTTCAATGGGAAGGTGATCTCGAAATCTGTGCTTCCGGAAAAGCCGCTTCCCTCGTGAAAAGAGAAACCTTCTCTTCCAAAGGACCTGGCAGGGAAAACTTCAATCTTCGCGGGGAAAGAGGGTCCTTCCGATGGGGTCCATGGTCCTTTGACTGGCGATTCATCCCCGGCCGACGTTTTGCCCTGGGGTCGGCAAGTTGCCTGATCCCCGCCGATGGGGCGGATTTCGTGGAAGTGCAAGCCGCCGACACCGCGAAAAAAGATGATCCAGACCGATCGGAAATACCCTGGTGGGCGGAGAGAAACTGGCCTTCGGTCAGGTTCTCCAGGACCTTCTGGAGCCCCTTCTCATGCCCATTAGATTCAAGAAGGGCAATAGACGAGGGGAAGTTCGGCTCCTCTCTGCAACTTCGGGCGAGGATCACTAGGAAGGGAAGGAAAGGAGAGAACGAAGATGGAATGTGACCTCGGAGAGGTCTTGATCAGGAGAAAGACCATCCAGGACAGGGTTCGAGAACTCGCTTTCGACCTCGGTTCCGCCTATGGAGACAGGAGTCTCGTGCTCATCGGTGTTTTGAAGGGAGCCGTTGTTTTCCTTTCCGATCTGATCAGGGAGCTTCCGACATCGATGACGACAGAGATGGATTTCCTCGCCGTGGCATCCTATGGAACATCCACTGAATCCAGTGGAGTTGTGAGGATAATCAAGGACCTTGATGTCGACATAAACGGCAGGAATGTCATCCTCGTCGAGGATATTGTGGATACGGGGCTCACTCTTTCTTACCTTGTCAGCATCCTCAGGGAGAGAGAACCGGAGATGCTGGAGATCTGTTCTCTGCTGGACAAACCTGCCAGGAGAAAGATAGATGTTGAAATTACCTTCAGGGGTTTCGAAATTCCCGATGAGTTTGTGGTAGGCTATGGCCTGGATTATTCCGGGAAGTGGAGAAACCTCCCCGAGATATACACCCTGAGAAGAAGGGGCTAAACCCGTTCTGGTAGG
The genomic region above belongs to Thermovirga sp. and contains:
- the tilS gene encoding tRNA lysidine(34) synthetase TilS, which gives rise to MIKDRSSRGDWSSGARSLFRRFEIAGRDQGWWDHDGPMVVAVSGGSDSMALFWLLRFRWKGRVVAAHLEHGFRKETSLRDAAFVERVCREWNTECHVEHLDIPSIKRRGETLEEAGRRERYAFLHRVASSQGAPFIATGHTSDDLAETVFLNLLRGTGIRGLRGIPWTRGKVVRPIMGISRDELRGLLLEGSVHWMEDETNIETKYFRNKIRHVFLPLLISEGNKRFVDHLLDLSSEAGQLEDLIEKKSAIMAAWCRIWQPLALRSWDLALLQRMEDQAIQSIFAFEGRSLGLSPLSREKTSRFLELIRKGERRWRFQWEGDLEICASGKAASLVKRETFSSKGPGRENFNLRGERGSFRWGPWSFDWRFIPGRRFALGSASCLIPADGADFVEVQAADTAKKDDPDRSEIPWWAERNWPSVRFSRTFWSPFSCPLDSRRAIDEGKFGSSLQLRARITRKGRKGENEDGM
- the hpt gene encoding hypoxanthine phosphoribosyltransferase; its protein translation is MECDLGEVLIRRKTIQDRVRELAFDLGSAYGDRSLVLIGVLKGAVVFLSDLIRELPTSMTTEMDFLAVASYGTSTESSGVVRIIKDLDVDINGRNVILVEDIVDTGLTLSYLVSILREREPEMLEICSLLDKPARRKIDVEITFRGFEIPDEFVVGYGLDYSGKWRNLPEIYTLRRRG